The genomic interval CCTGCCCGAAGTCGCCTGCGGCCACCAGCCGCGCCAGCTCCAGGGCGTCCACCCGGCTCACCCGCAACGCCAGCAGGGGTCCACGGGTGTCCAGGCACGGCTCCAGCGGGGTGCGGCGCAGCCGGTGCAGGGTCTTGCGGAGGTTCTGCCGCGCGCCGTCCTCGCCCAGTTCTCCCCACAGCAGCTCGGCGAGCTCCTCGCGGGAGGTTGGCCCGTCGAGCGCCAGGACGGCGACCAGGGCCCGGGTCTTGCGCGTGCCCAGATCGACCTCGGCGCCGTCCACGCGCAGCGTGCAGCGCCCCAGGACCTCTACCTCCAGCATGATCGCCACCCCGCTGTGTGCCGCTGCCCGGTGCGGCGCGACCCGGCGTCCGTGAACTCCCTGTCCTCGACCAGTATGTCAGACCACTTCCCGGGGCCGCATCCGTGAGCTGGCCTCACCGCACCCCCCTGCCTGAACCGGCCACCGAGCAGCCCGACTCCCTGTCCGGCTCTGGCGGCTCAGCTTCCAGCGGGCGGACCGTCCGGACGGGTGACCGAGGTTCAGACCACCCGCTCGACCTGTGGGGACCCCACAAGCGGTTCGTGGGAAAAAGGCCCCCGGCTCGCCCGGCCGACGCTGCCGGGTCCGCGACGGGACGGTCGCCCAGCGCCGAATTGGCCCTGGTTGCCGGACTTCAGCCCAGTGGGCGTCCGCCGTCCACCGGAAGAATGCAGCCGGTGCTGAAGGTGAGGTGTGTGACGGCGGCAAGCACGGCACGGGCGACCTCCTCGGGTCGGGCGATGCGGCCCAGCGGCGTGCGGGCGGTCTGGGCGGCGATCAGCTCGGTGGGCATCCGCTGGGCGTACTCGCCGTCCACCCAGCCGGGCGAGACGCTGAGCACCCGGATATCCGGCGCCAGCGCCCGGCCCAGGCTGCGGGTCAGCGAGTCGAGCGCGGCCTTGCTGGCACAGTAGGCGACGTTGCTGCCCAGCCCCGTCTGCCCCGCGACCGAGCTGATGTTGACGACCAGCCCGCCCTCTCCCTCCCGCAACAGCGGCGCGAAGGCCCGCACGCAAGCAAAGGCGCCGCGCACGTTCACCCGCAAGATGGTGTCGATCCACTCGTCGGTCAGGCCGTCCAAGTCCGCGTGCGGCACCGGCGTGGTCACCCCGGCATTGTTGACGAGCAGGTCGAGGCGGCCCTCACGCGCACGCACGCCCTCGGCGGCGGTCCCCAGCGTGGCGCTGTCGTCCACCCGGGTGAGCAGGGCGCGGTGTGCGCCCCTCCCCGGCAGGCGGGCCGCCAGCGCCGCCGCCCGCGCCTCGCCGCCCGCGTACCCGACCAGCACGGTGGCGCCCGCCCCGGCCAGCACCTCGCAGATCGCCGTCCCGATGCCGCCCGCCCCGCCGGTGACGAGGGCCACCCGTCCGCCCAGTTCGCCCGTCACGGCGGGGCCCCCCGCACGGTGCCGCGCCAGATCAGTTCGCCGGGGTGCAGGCGGGGGCCACCGTCCGGCCGTGGGTCGTCGAGCACGCGCAGGGCGTCCTCGATCATGGCCTCCAACGGCTGGCGGATGGTGGTGAGCTGGTACGCCACCCGCCCGGCCTCCTGAATGCCGTCGAACCCGATCACGCTGACCTCCTCGGGCACCCGGCGGCCCAGCAGGCGCAGGGCGTCCAATACCCCGATGGCAACGATGTCGTTGGCGCCGAAGATGGCGTCCGGTCGCTCCCCCGCCGCGTGCAGGTCGAGGGTCGCCTGCACCCCCCAGTCGTACTGAAAGGCGCGGGCGGGCGCGGCGACCGGGCTCAGGCCCGCCTCCGCCAGCCACCCGGCAAAACCCCGCAGGCGGTCCTGATGGGTGGACGTGTCGGGGTCGCCGCCGACGAAGGCGAGCCTGCGCGCCCCGCTGCCGTACAGAAGCTGTGCGGCCAGCCGTCCCCCGGCGTGGTTGTCGCAGGCGACCGAGAGCAGGTCGTGGCCGGGCAGACGCCGGTTGAACAGCAGCACCGGGACGCCGCCCCGGGCCACGTCCCCCAGGGTGGGCGGGGTGCTGGTCAGGCGCGTCGGGAAGACGATGGCGGCCTCGATCTGGTAGGCCCGCGCGGCGTCGAGCGTCTCCTGCACGTCGCGCCGGGCGTCGTGGGTGAGGAGCAGGGCCCGCTGCCCGCGCGCCTCCAGCGCCTGCGCCATCTGCGAGAGCGCCTGCGGGTAGAAGGGGTTGTGCAAGTCGCCCACGATCAGGGCCACGATCCCGCTGCGCCGGGTGGAGAGGCTGCGGGCAATCGCGTTGGGGTGGTAGCCCAGCCGCTCGGCGGCCTCCAGCACGCGGCGGCGCGTCTGGGGGCTGATGCGCGCTCCCGGCGTAAAGGCCCGCGACACCGCCGACTGGGACACGCCCGCCTCACGCGACACGTCGATGGACGTGACACGCCGGGGCGGGGCGGGAAGAGTCGGGGGCTGGGTCATGGGCTGTTCAGGATAGGGGGTGGGGCAGCGTCGCCGGGACAACTCTCAAGGAACTGCGGTCACGGGGACCGCCTCGCCGTACCGCTCGACCCGCAGGTCGGCCTGGCGCTGGTGACCTGCGAAGCCCTCCACACCGCAGATCACCGAGCAGTGTCTCCCGACGACCGCGCTGGCCCCCGCGGTCGCCCGCTGGTAGGTGACGGTCTTGAGGAACTTGCCGACCCACAGCCCCCCGGTGTAGCGCGCCGCGCGCCCCGTCGGCAGGATGTGGTTCGTGCCGATGGCCTTGTCGCCGTAGGCCACGTTCGTCTCCGGCCCGAGGAACAGCGAGCCGTAGTTGGTCATGTGCTCCAGGAAGTAGTTCGGGTCGCGGGTCAGCACCTGCACATGCTCGGAGGCGATCTCGTCGGCCAGGCGCACCATCTCCTCGTCCGAGTCGGCGAGGATGATCTGGCCGTAGTCGCGCCACGCCTGCCCGGCAACGTCCGCCGTCCTCAGCACGCCGAGTTGCCGCTCGATCTCGGGGACCACCGCCCGCGCCAGCGTCTCGGAGGTGGTCAGCAGCACCGCCGGGCTGTTCGGCCCGTGTTCGGCCTGCCCCAGCAGGTCGGTGGCGACCATCTCGGCGTCGGCGGAATCGTCGGCGATGACCAGGGTCTCGGTCGGCCCCGCGAGGAGGTCGATGCCCACCTGGCCGAACAGTTGCCGCTTGGCTTCCGCTACGTAGGCGTTGCCGGGCCCGACGAGCATGTCCACCGCCCCAATGCTCCCTGTCCCCAGCGCGAGCGCGGCGAGGGCCTGCACGCCGCCCATGATGTAGATCTCGTCGGCCCCGGCGAGGTGCATCGTCGCCACCGTGGCGGGGTAGGGCTGCCCGGCCTTGGGCGGGGTCACGGCGGCCACCCGGGAGACGCCCGCGACCTTCGCCGTCGCCACGCTCATGATGGCGCTGGCGACCATCGGATAGCGCCCGCCCGGCACGTAGCAGGCCACGCTGCCCACCGGCAGGACCCGGTGCCCCAGCGTCACGCCCGGCAGCGTCTCGACCTCCACGTCCTGAATGGAGGCACGCTGCGCCCGGGCGAAACGTTGCACCTGCTCCAGCGCGAAGCGGATGGACTCCAGGTGCTCGTCCGGCACCTGGGCGACCAGAGCCTCTATCTCGGCCTCGCTCAGCCGGAAGGACGGCGGATTCCACCCGTCGAACCGCTCCGAGAGTTCCCGCAGGGCCTCGTCGCCGCTGGCGCGAACGTCCTCGATGATGCCACGCACCGTCCCCTCGACCTCGGCGTGGACTTGGAGTTGGGTCTGGGCGCTCATGCCGGGTTTCAGGGTGCGGGCCATCGGGGCTCTCCTCTCGGGATGGGTGGCGGTCGGCTGGAGGTCAAGAGCTGGCTGGGGATGTGGACAGGACCTCCTGACCGCGCAGCTCCCGCACCACGGCGCGGGCCGCTCCCCCGAGCAGGGCGAGGTCGGACCCGGCGGTCACGAAGCGGTAACCAAGGTCCACCGCCGCACGGGCGAGGTCGGCGCCGGGCGTGAAGATGCCGGGGATGAGGCCAAGGCGCAGGGTGGCTTCGGCGATGCGGGCGACGACCGGGGCGACCTCGCCGTGCCGGAAGTCCAGGGAGGCGCGGCCCGTGAGGCTCAAACTCAGGTCCCCCGGACCGACGTACACGCCGCTGAGGCCGGGCGTGCCCAGGATGGCGTCGAGATTCTGGACGGCCTGCGCCGTCTCGATCATGGCGAACACCAGCGTCTCCCGGTCGGCGCGCTCCCCGTAGTCCTCGCCGTACACCAGCCGGGCGCGGGTGGGGCCGAAGCTGCGCCCGCCCTGCGGCGCGTACCGGCAGGCGTGGACGAGGGCGCGGGCCTGCGCGGGCGTGTCGATCATGGGGCAGATCACCCCGGCGGCCCCGGCGTCCAGGGCCCGCATCAGGTCGGGCGGGTGCAGCCAGGGCACGCGCACGAGCGGCGCGGCGGGCGTGCCCGCGATGGCCTCCAGCGTGGCGACGAGCCCGCCGTCCCCGATCAGGCCGTGTTGCAGGTCCACCGTCAGGCTGTCGTACCCCGCGCGGCCCATCACCTCCGCGCTCACCCCGCCGGGGAGGTGCAGCCAGCCATTGAGCACGGTCTCCCCGGCGAAGAGACGGCCCTGAAGGCGTGAGAGGGCGTCAGGCATGAGCCACCGTGTTGAGCGTGTCTGAGACGGCATCCGGAGCATCCAACGGAAGGTAATGCCCCGCTTCCGGAACGATGCGGACGGAGGCATGGGGGGCGAACGAGCGCAGGTCTTCCGCGAGGCGAGGCGGCGTGACGGTATCCTCCGCGCCGACGAGCAGCGTCAGCGGCCCGGTGAAGCGGGCGACATCGGCGCGGCTGTCCGGGCGGGACCGCAGGAGGCCGAGCTGTTCCAGGTAGACCTCCGGCCCCACCCGCCGCGCCATCTCCAGCACAGCCCCGCGATTGGGACCTGCGCCGCCCGCCAGGGCTTCCGCCACCTCCCCGAAGTGCCCGGCGCGAACCTGGCGTTCGTGGGCCGCCCACGTCTCCAACTGAAGCGGCGTGGGCGCGTGCGGGTTGGCGCCCAGCAGGGTGAGACGGGCGAGCCTCTCCGGGGCCCGGCGCAGCACCTCGAAGGCGACGATGGCCCCCAGCGAGAAGCCCACGAGGTGCACCCTCCCTCCGGTCGGCAGCGTAGCCAGAACGCGTGCGGCGGCCTCCGGCAGCGAGTCGCCACGCACCATGTCGAGCAGGCACGCCCCCTTCGGCAGGGCCACACCCGCCCACAGCGCCGCGTCACACAGCGTGCCCGGCACCAACACCGCTCGCGGCTCGCCGGTCACGGCGCTACTCGTCCCCGAACTGCCGGCGCATCTGCCCTTCGAGTTCCGCGAAGTTCCCCGGCTTGATCATCTTGCCCCGTTCGTCGGCCTCGAAGCCGTGCTCGCGCGCCTTGCGGATGACCTCGGGCGCCCAATAGGGGTCCTTGCCCCCGTAGACCTCGTGCTTTTCCAGCACCGCGAAAATCCAGCTTTCGCCCTCGTCCACGGCCTCGAAGCCGCGCCAGAGCCGGGGCGGCAACGTCACGTAGTCGAATTCCCCCAGGATCGTCTCGCCATCCACCCGGTCCTCGTGCTCGCCCCAGTAAAAGCGCCAGCGGCCCCGCAGCGGCAGGAAGGACTCGATGTAGTCGTGGGTGTGGTAGGCGGGCCCGTTGCCCTGCCGGGCGCGGACCATACCGATCTGAAAGCCGTGGGGCGTGGTGATCAAGGGCGCGTAGGCGTCGTTCTCCGAGGCCGTGTCGCCGATGATCGCGTAATTGTGCCGCTGGTGCCCGGGAATGATGCTGTCGATAAACATCAGCGGCACGGCGCGCGGCTTCAGGTCGGCAAATCGCACCACGTTGCCGGTCATCGCCCCGAGGTCCTCGGCGGGTCTGGTGTTCGGGCTGGAAGTCATGCGGACTCCTGGGGGAAGAGAGAGGGCACCGTGTCGACGGGACTTCGGGAAAACCAGCTCGGGGCGGGGACAAGGGCCGTGGACCGTCGCTCACCGGCGGCGACAGATTGCATACGTA from Deinococcus aestuarii carries:
- a CDS encoding SDR family NAD(P)-dependent oxidoreductase, translated to MTGELGGRVALVTGGAGGIGTAICEVLAGAGATVLVGYAGGEARAAALAARLPGRGAHRALLTRVDDSATLGTAAEGVRAREGRLDLLVNNAGVTTPVPHADLDGLTDEWIDTILRVNVRGAFACVRAFAPLLREGEGGLVVNISSVAGQTGLGSNVAYCASKAALDSLTRSLGRALAPDIRVLSVSPGWVDGEYAQRMPTELIAAQTARTPLGRIARPEEVARAVLAAVTHLTFSTGCILPVDGGRPLG
- a CDS encoding LacI family DNA-binding transcriptional regulator: MTQPPTLPAPPRRVTSIDVSREAGVSQSAVSRAFTPGARISPQTRRRVLEAAERLGYHPNAIARSLSTRRSGIVALIVGDLHNPFYPQALSQMAQALEARGQRALLLTHDARRDVQETLDAARAYQIEAAIVFPTRLTSTPPTLGDVARGGVPVLLFNRRLPGHDLLSVACDNHAGGRLAAQLLYGSGARRLAFVGGDPDTSTHQDRLRGFAGWLAEAGLSPVAAPARAFQYDWGVQATLDLHAAGERPDAIFGANDIVAIGVLDALRLLGRRVPEEVSVIGFDGIQEAGRVAYQLTTIRQPLEAMIEDALRVLDDPRPDGGPRLHPGELIWRGTVRGAPP
- the hisD gene encoding histidinol dehydrogenase, translating into MARTLKPGMSAQTQLQVHAEVEGTVRGIIEDVRASGDEALRELSERFDGWNPPSFRLSEAEIEALVAQVPDEHLESIRFALEQVQRFARAQRASIQDVEVETLPGVTLGHRVLPVGSVACYVPGGRYPMVASAIMSVATAKVAGVSRVAAVTPPKAGQPYPATVATMHLAGADEIYIMGGVQALAALALGTGSIGAVDMLVGPGNAYVAEAKRQLFGQVGIDLLAGPTETLVIADDSADAEMVATDLLGQAEHGPNSPAVLLTTSETLARAVVPEIERQLGVLRTADVAGQAWRDYGQIILADSDEEMVRLADEIASEHVQVLTRDPNYFLEHMTNYGSLFLGPETNVAYGDKAIGTNHILPTGRAARYTGGLWVGKFLKTVTYQRATAGASAVVGRHCSVICGVEGFAGHQRQADLRVERYGEAVPVTAVP
- a CDS encoding HpcH/HpaI aldolase family protein, which produces MPDALSRLQGRLFAGETVLNGWLHLPGGVSAEVMGRAGYDSLTVDLQHGLIGDGGLVATLEAIAGTPAAPLVRVPWLHPPDLMRALDAGAAGVICPMIDTPAQARALVHACRYAPQGGRSFGPTRARLVYGEDYGERADRETLVFAMIETAQAVQNLDAILGTPGLSGVYVGPGDLSLSLTGRASLDFRHGEVAPVVARIAEATLRLGLIPGIFTPGADLARAAVDLGYRFVTAGSDLALLGGAARAVVRELRGQEVLSTSPASS
- a CDS encoding alpha/beta fold hydrolase codes for the protein MTGEPRAVLVPGTLCDAALWAGVALPKGACLLDMVRGDSLPEAAARVLATLPTGGRVHLVGFSLGAIVAFEVLRRAPERLARLTLLGANPHAPTPLQLETWAAHERQVRAGHFGEVAEALAGGAGPNRGAVLEMARRVGPEVYLEQLGLLRSRPDSRADVARFTGPLTLLVGAEDTVTPPRLAEDLRSFAPHASVRIVPEAGHYLPLDAPDAVSDTLNTVAHA
- a CDS encoding cupin domain-containing protein — protein: MTSSPNTRPAEDLGAMTGNVVRFADLKPRAVPLMFIDSIIPGHQRHNYAIIGDTASENDAYAPLITTPHGFQIGMVRARQGNGPAYHTHDYIESFLPLRGRWRFYWGEHEDRVDGETILGEFDYVTLPPRLWRGFEAVDEGESWIFAVLEKHEVYGGKDPYWAPEVIRKAREHGFEADERGKMIKPGNFAELEGQMRRQFGDE